The following are from one region of the Falco biarmicus isolate bFalBia1 chromosome 1, bFalBia1.pri, whole genome shotgun sequence genome:
- the TANGO2 gene encoding transport and Golgi organization protein 2 homolog isoform X4, which produces MCILLFKFDPRPVSKNAYRLILAANRDEFYHRPSKSADFWDSSNEILSGLDMEEGKEGGTWLGISKKGKMAALTNYMQPKIDKNAKGRGALVTNFLTADLDSYSYLKKVSVEGHLYNGFNLLAADLKQLPDPAIEDQGKDYVRPILNKYAAVCVRCPGYGTRTNTVILIDSEGEVTFTERNMINADVNQWKTSTYEFKLHT; this is translated from the exons GCTTATTCTAGCAGCTAATAGAGATGAATTTTACCACAGACCATCCAAATCGGCAGATTTTTGGGACAGCAGCAATGAGATCCTTAGTG GTTTGGatatggaagaaggaaaagaaggtgggACGTGGCTGGGAATCAGTAAGAAAGGCAAGATGGCAGCCCTGACAAACTACATGCAGCCAAAGAttgataaaaatgcaaaaggaagag GTGCTCTTGTAACAAACTTCTTGACTGCAGATCTGGACAGCTACTCTTACCTGAAGAAGGTTTCAGTAGAAGGACATCTTTACAATGGATTTAATTTATTAGCAGCTGACTTGAA ACAATTACCAGACCCTGCGATTGAAGACCAAGGGAAGGATTATGTACGTCCTATATTGAACAAGTATGCAGCTGTATGTGTTCGTTGCCCAGGTTATGGAACAAG GACTAACACGGTCATTCTCATTGATTCAGAAGGAGAGGTTACTTTCACAGAGCGCAATATGATCAATGCAGATGTCAACCAGTGGAAAACAAGCACCTATGAATTCAAACTGCACACTTAA
- the TANGO2 gene encoding transport and Golgi organization protein 2 homolog isoform X1 — MCILLFKFDPRPVSKNAYRLILAANRDEFYHRPSKSADFWDSSNEILSGLDMEEGKEGGTWLGISKKGKMAALTNYMQPKIDKNAKGRGALVTNFLTADLDSYSYLKKVSVEGHLYNGFNLLAADLNTTKGDVICYYGNKGEPEPVFLNAGIYGLSNSLLDTPWKKLQYGKQLFTDVVKRSQDLTKEDLVQELLTVMNNQEPQLPDPAIEDQGKDYVRPILNKYAAVCVRCPGYGTRTNTVILIDSEGEVTFTERNMINADVNQWKTSTYEFKLHT; from the exons GCTTATTCTAGCAGCTAATAGAGATGAATTTTACCACAGACCATCCAAATCGGCAGATTTTTGGGACAGCAGCAATGAGATCCTTAGTG GTTTGGatatggaagaaggaaaagaaggtgggACGTGGCTGGGAATCAGTAAGAAAGGCAAGATGGCAGCCCTGACAAACTACATGCAGCCAAAGAttgataaaaatgcaaaaggaagag GTGCTCTTGTAACAAACTTCTTGACTGCAGATCTGGACAGCTACTCTTACCTGAAGAAGGTTTCAGTAGAAGGACATCTTTACAATGGATTTAATTTATTAGCAGCTGACTTGAA TACCACCAAAGGAGATGTAATTTGCTATTATGGAAACAAAGGAGAACCAGAACCTGTTTTCCTAAATGCTG GAATATATGGATTGAGTAATTCTTTGTTGGATACACCATGGAAGAAGCTACAATATGGGAAGCAGCTTTTCACAGACGTGGTCAAGAGAAGTCAAGACCTTACCAAAGAAGACTTGGTGCAGGAGCTCCTTACAGTGATGAATAATCAAGAACC ACAATTACCAGACCCTGCGATTGAAGACCAAGGGAAGGATTATGTACGTCCTATATTGAACAAGTATGCAGCTGTATGTGTTCGTTGCCCAGGTTATGGAACAAG GACTAACACGGTCATTCTCATTGATTCAGAAGGAGAGGTTACTTTCACAGAGCGCAATATGATCAATGCAGATGTCAACCAGTGGAAAACAAGCACCTATGAATTCAAACTGCACACTTAA
- the TANGO2 gene encoding transport and Golgi organization protein 2 homolog isoform X2: MQRLYYRNWLILAANRDEFYHRPSKSADFWDSSNEILSGLDMEEGKEGGTWLGISKKGKMAALTNYMQPKIDKNAKGRGALVTNFLTADLDSYSYLKKVSVEGHLYNGFNLLAADLNTTKGDVICYYGNKGEPEPVFLNAGIYGLSNSLLDTPWKKLQYGKQLFTDVVKRSQDLTKEDLVQELLTVMNNQEPQLPDPAIEDQGKDYVRPILNKYAAVCVRCPGYGTRTNTVILIDSEGEVTFTERNMINADVNQWKTSTYEFKLHT; encoded by the exons GCTTATTCTAGCAGCTAATAGAGATGAATTTTACCACAGACCATCCAAATCGGCAGATTTTTGGGACAGCAGCAATGAGATCCTTAGTG GTTTGGatatggaagaaggaaaagaaggtgggACGTGGCTGGGAATCAGTAAGAAAGGCAAGATGGCAGCCCTGACAAACTACATGCAGCCAAAGAttgataaaaatgcaaaaggaagag GTGCTCTTGTAACAAACTTCTTGACTGCAGATCTGGACAGCTACTCTTACCTGAAGAAGGTTTCAGTAGAAGGACATCTTTACAATGGATTTAATTTATTAGCAGCTGACTTGAA TACCACCAAAGGAGATGTAATTTGCTATTATGGAAACAAAGGAGAACCAGAACCTGTTTTCCTAAATGCTG GAATATATGGATTGAGTAATTCTTTGTTGGATACACCATGGAAGAAGCTACAATATGGGAAGCAGCTTTTCACAGACGTGGTCAAGAGAAGTCAAGACCTTACCAAAGAAGACTTGGTGCAGGAGCTCCTTACAGTGATGAATAATCAAGAACC ACAATTACCAGACCCTGCGATTGAAGACCAAGGGAAGGATTATGTACGTCCTATATTGAACAAGTATGCAGCTGTATGTGTTCGTTGCCCAGGTTATGGAACAAG GACTAACACGGTCATTCTCATTGATTCAGAAGGAGAGGTTACTTTCACAGAGCGCAATATGATCAATGCAGATGTCAACCAGTGGAAAACAAGCACCTATGAATTCAAACTGCACACTTAA
- the TANGO2 gene encoding transport and Golgi organization protein 2 homolog isoform X3, producing MEEGKEGGTWLGISKKGKMAALTNYMQPKIDKNAKGRGALVTNFLTADLDSYSYLKKVSVEGHLYNGFNLLAADLNTTKGDVICYYGNKGEPEPVFLNAGIYGLSNSLLDTPWKKLQYGKQLFTDVVKRSQDLTKEDLVQELLTVMNNQEPQLPDPAIEDQGKDYVRPILNKYAAVCVRCPGYGTRTNTVILIDSEGEVTFTERNMINADVNQWKTSTYEFKLHT from the exons atggaagaaggaaaagaaggtgggACGTGGCTGGGAATCAGTAAGAAAGGCAAGATGGCAGCCCTGACAAACTACATGCAGCCAAAGAttgataaaaatgcaaaaggaagag GTGCTCTTGTAACAAACTTCTTGACTGCAGATCTGGACAGCTACTCTTACCTGAAGAAGGTTTCAGTAGAAGGACATCTTTACAATGGATTTAATTTATTAGCAGCTGACTTGAA TACCACCAAAGGAGATGTAATTTGCTATTATGGAAACAAAGGAGAACCAGAACCTGTTTTCCTAAATGCTG GAATATATGGATTGAGTAATTCTTTGTTGGATACACCATGGAAGAAGCTACAATATGGGAAGCAGCTTTTCACAGACGTGGTCAAGAGAAGTCAAGACCTTACCAAAGAAGACTTGGTGCAGGAGCTCCTTACAGTGATGAATAATCAAGAACC ACAATTACCAGACCCTGCGATTGAAGACCAAGGGAAGGATTATGTACGTCCTATATTGAACAAGTATGCAGCTGTATGTGTTCGTTGCCCAGGTTATGGAACAAG GACTAACACGGTCATTCTCATTGATTCAGAAGGAGAGGTTACTTTCACAGAGCGCAATATGATCAATGCAGATGTCAACCAGTGGAAAACAAGCACCTATGAATTCAAACTGCACACTTAA